From a region of the Candidatus Methylomirabilota bacterium genome:
- a CDS encoding ATP-binding protein, whose product MDIRVVIKQSVVYLAAFMAAGTLLVVLLVASNLIFPDEHWFTPLEILLALGVAVLFHPLKTRIQRAFDRYLYREPYDYQRIIRETSRTLSNTIELPAILDCAGGVIRDILKPEWTAVYLLDEDEGQLERMWLPATEVAPLNLALASPLADRAAAIKALVFRDELAGQEEAAEALLDMTRLNADVAAPLLEEGRLFGLIVLGPKRSGSPYFTDDADLLQTLAHQSAVAIRNAQTHQRVVQVNEELRKTLATIESGVVAVGSRGRVTVFNKAAEQFTGQPAEAIRGRGVEQLPPVLGRLIEATLNDGQSRSQVEIALPDPVGQMVPLMCTISPLRSPQGALVGAVAVFSDLSRVKELEHERRRAERLASLEAIASGMVHEIRNPLVAIKTFTQLLPSRFNDASFRDNFSRVAGREIARMDDLLDRFRMLSSASRQPMEPVDVTVPLRDTLELLEPRLEERRVTLRRVGEGNPRRVLGNASQLEQLFLNLCLNALEAMDPGGELTVRVADLSEGGGSTLLVEVSDTGGGIPDDIIEQVFNPFVTTKAHGTGLGLAICRAITDAHRAVLRARNNVGRPGCTFTVEFPVPVAKPARVTA is encoded by the coding sequence ATGGACATCCGCGTCGTCATCAAGCAGAGCGTCGTGTACCTCGCGGCGTTTATGGCAGCCGGTACGCTTCTCGTGGTTCTGCTGGTCGCTTCAAATCTTATCTTCCCCGACGAGCATTGGTTCACCCCGCTCGAGATTCTACTGGCGCTCGGAGTCGCCGTGCTCTTCCACCCGCTCAAGACGCGGATCCAGCGTGCGTTCGACCGGTATCTCTACCGGGAGCCGTACGACTACCAGCGTATCATTCGCGAAACCAGCCGCACGCTCAGCAACACGATCGAGCTGCCCGCGATCTTGGACTGTGCGGGCGGTGTCATCCGAGACATCCTTAAGCCCGAGTGGACCGCGGTCTACCTGCTCGACGAGGATGAGGGACAGCTGGAGCGCATGTGGTTGCCGGCGACTGAAGTCGCCCCTCTGAATCTGGCGCTGGCATCTCCCCTCGCGGATCGCGCGGCGGCCATCAAAGCCCTCGTCTTTCGCGATGAGCTTGCCGGACAGGAGGAGGCCGCTGAGGCTTTGCTTGACATGACCCGCCTCAATGCCGACGTCGCCGCCCCGCTCCTCGAGGAGGGGCGTCTGTTCGGGCTGATCGTGCTCGGCCCGAAGCGCTCGGGCAGCCCGTACTTCACCGACGACGCCGACCTGCTCCAGACGCTCGCGCACCAGTCCGCGGTGGCGATCCGCAACGCGCAGACACACCAGCGCGTGGTCCAGGTCAACGAGGAGCTCCGGAAGACCCTGGCGACCATCGAGAGCGGGGTGGTCGCGGTGGGAAGCCGGGGACGGGTCACCGTGTTCAACAAGGCGGCGGAGCAGTTCACGGGGCAGCCGGCCGAAGCGATTCGCGGGCGCGGCGTCGAGCAGCTGCCGCCGGTCTTGGGCCGGCTGATCGAGGCCACGCTGAACGATGGCCAGTCGCGTTCGCAGGTGGAAATCGCCCTGCCCGACCCCGTCGGCCAGATGGTGCCGCTCATGTGTACGATCTCCCCCTTGCGGAGCCCGCAGGGCGCCCTCGTGGGCGCCGTCGCGGTCTTCAGCGATCTCTCACGCGTGAAGGAGCTGGAGCACGAGCGGCGGCGGGCGGAGCGGCTTGCCTCGCTGGAGGCGATCGCCTCCGGCATGGTCCACGAGATCCGCAACCCCTTGGTGGCGATCAAGACTTTCACCCAGCTTCTGCCGAGCCGCTTCAACGACGCGAGCTTCCGGGACAACTTCAGCCGAGTGGCTGGGCGCGAGATCGCCCGAATGGACGACCTCCTCGACCGCTTCCGGATGCTGTCCTCGGCCTCCCGGCAGCCCATGGAGCCGGTGGACGTCACGGTCCCCCTCCGGGACACCCTCGAGCTCCTCGAGCCCCGGTTGGAAGAGCGCCGGGTCACCCTCCGCCGGGTCGGCGAGGGCAACCCCCGCCGGGTCCTCGGCAACGCGTCTCAGTTGGAGCAGCTTTTCCTGAACCTGTGCTTAAATGCCTTGGAAGCCATGGATCCGGGCGGGGAGCTCACAGTACGGGTTGCCGACCTCTCCGAGGGCGGCGGCTCCACCCTACTGGTCGAGGTTTCGGACACGGGCGGCGGTATACCGGACGACATCATCGAACAGGTCTTCAATCCGTTTGTGACAACCAAGGCCCACGGCACCGGGTTAGGGCTGGCCATCTGCCGCGCCATCACGGACGCGCACCGCGCCGTCCTGCGCGCGCGCAACAACGTGGGCCGGCCCGGCTGCACCTTCACCGTGGAGTTCCCCGTGCCCGTGGCGAAACCGGCGAGAGTGACTGCGTGA